A genomic stretch from Deinococcus ruber includes:
- a CDS encoding serine/threonine-protein kinase, which yields MPLAGTLVDGQYHLVRPLGRGASSVVYFAVGRDGLAYAIKLFPPELRSHAERELKHGFGLHHPRLARVLASTTVQDRPSLVLAFARGQEMFSRYAHRPPLRLHSSLTPEIAQSERRAYLLTLAHLLDALAYLHSAGIVHRDVKPENIIVDSDGSARLVDFDLSGPMGERFPSLMRIGTGAFLSPEADRGEPLGAESDLYGVGLLLHWGLFGELPDPAAAHVTSDPLDSLRYALLDPSRASRPNDAMQVREELLRLAAKPLHT from the coding sequence ATGCCGCTCGCCGGGACGCTTGTGGATGGTCAATACCACCTGGTACGTCCGCTTGGACGCGGGGCCAGCAGCGTGGTGTATTTCGCGGTAGGGCGCGACGGACTGGCCTACGCGATCAAACTGTTTCCGCCAGAGCTGCGCTCGCACGCCGAACGAGAACTGAAACACGGCTTCGGGCTGCACCATCCCCGACTGGCACGGGTCCTGGCCTCGACCACCGTGCAGGATCGTCCGAGCCTGGTTCTGGCGTTTGCACGGGGACAGGAGATGTTCAGCCGGTACGCGCACCGCCCACCGCTGCGCCTGCACAGCAGCCTGACTCCCGAGATCGCCCAGAGCGAGCGCCGCGCCTATCTGCTGACGCTGGCGCACCTGCTCGACGCCCTAGCCTACCTGCACAGCGCAGGCATCGTCCACCGCGACGTGAAACCCGAGAACATCATCGTGGACAGCGACGGCAGCGCACGACTGGTCGATTTCGATCTGTCGGGGCCGATGGGCGAACGTTTTCCGAGCCTGATGCGGATCGGCACCGGGGCTTTTCTGTCGCCGGAGGCCGACCGGGGCGAACCGCTGGGAGCGGAGAGCGACCTGTACGGCGTGGGTCTGCTGCTGCACTGGGGGCTGTTCGGTGAGCTGCCCGACCCTGCTGCTGCACACGTCACCTCCGATCCGCTCGACAGCCTGCGCTACGCCCTGCTCGACCCTTCCCGCGCTTCCCGGCCCAACGACGCGATGCAGGTGCGCGAGGAGTTGCTGCGACTGGCTGCCAAGCCGCTGCACACATGA